Genomic segment of Streptomyces sp. NA02950:
CCTTGCCCTCGGTGACCACGTACAGGCGGTCGCCGGGGTCCCCTTCGTGGAAGAGCGCGTCACCCCGCGCGAGGGTGACCTCTCCCATGGAGGCGCGCAGCTCAGCGGCCTGCTCGTCATCGAGCGCCGCGAAGAGCGGGGCGCGCCGCAGAACGTCGTCCACGAGTCTCTCCTTGTCGACATGCACAGGGGACCGTCGTCCCCATGATGCCGGACGGTAAAACAGTGCGATCAATCACAAGTTTGACGCACCGGTCTTCCGGACCGAACGGCAGGGGTCCGATTGGGCGGCCTCTCCGCTCTGGCCGGGCCGGATGTCGGCGGCTGGGCTTAGGCTGGCCGGGTGTCCAATACGCCGGTGAGAGCACAGGGCAAGGGGGCCGGACGGGTGACCGCACCTCGTAATTCCGCTGTGGGCGAACAGCAGCCCGCGCAGGCGGCGAAAGCGGCGAAGCCGCGCAAACCCACCACCACGTCCGGGACCGCGTCCGAGAAGGCGCCCGCCAAGAAGACCTCCGCCAAACCGACCGCCGCCAGGCCGTCGTCCGGTGGCGCCAGGACCGAGTCCCGTACCGCCCTCGTCCGCCGGGCCCGGCGGATCAATCGCGAGCTGGCCGAGGTGTATCCGTACGCCCACCCGGAGCTGGACTTCGACAGCCCGTTCCAGCTCCTCGTCGCCACGGTCCTGTCCGCCCAGACCACCGATCTGCGGGTCAACCAGACCACCCCCGCGCTCTTCGCCGCCTATCCGACCCCCGAGGACATGGCGGCCGCCGACCCCGAGGTCCTGGAGCAGCTGATCCGGCCCACCGGCTTCTTCCGTGCCAAGGCCAAGTCGCTGCTGGGCCTGTCCGCAGCGCTGCGTGACAGCTTCGGCGGTGAGGTGCCGGGTCGGCTGGAGGACCTGGTGACCCTGCCTGGCGTCGGCCGCAAGACGGCCAATGTGGTGCTCGGCAATGCCTTCGGCGTACCGGGTCTGACCGTGGACACCCACTTCGGGCGGCTGGTACGGCGCTGGAAGTGGACCGACCAGGAGGATCCGGAGAAGGTCGAGGCGGAGATCGCCGCGCTCTTCCCGAAGAGCGAGTGGACGATGCTCTCGCACCGCATCATCTTCCACGGCCGCCGGGTCTGCCACGCCCGCAAGCCGGCCTGCGGCGCCTGCCCGATCGCCCCGCTCTGCCCGTCGTACGGGGAGGGCGAGACGGATCCGGACAAGGCGAAGAAGCTGCTGAAATACGAGATGGGCGGTCAGCCCGGCCAGCGGCTGCGTCCCCCGTCCGACTACCCGGGCCGTCCGGCGGCGCCGCTGGGAGCCGCCGAGTGACGAGCACATACGGCGGAGAGGTGCGGGTCAGCGCGCAGGGGCTGCCAGAGTGGCTGCTGCCCCTGGCCCGCGCGGCCGAGACGATCGAGCCGGCCCAGCTGAGCCGGTTTCTGCCGCCGCGGGCCGGAGGCCGCCCCTCCGCCGTACTGGTGCTCTTCGGGGAGGGGGCGCGCGGCCCCGAGCTGCTGCTGATGGAACGGTCCGGTTCGCTGCGCTCGCACGCCGGCCAGCCCTCGTTCCCCGGGGGCGCGCTCGATCCGGAGGACGGCAATCCGGATGGCGCGGGGCCGCTGCGCGCCGCGCTGCGCGAGGCCGAGGAGGAGACCGGGCTCGACCCCGCGGGGGTCCAGATCTTCAGCGTGCTGCCGCGGCTCTACATCCCGGTGAGCGGCTTCGTGGTCACACCGGTGCTGGGCTGGTGGCACCGGCCGAGCCCGGTCGGGCCGGTGGATCCGGCCGAGACGGCCCGGGTCTTCACCGTTCCCGTGGCCGATCTCACGGATCCGGCGAATCGGGCGACCACAGCGCATCCGAGCGGTCACACAGGGCCCGCGTTCCTGGTCGGAGGGGCTCTGGTGTGGGGTTTCACCGCCGGAGTGATCGATCGCATCCTGCATTTCGCGGGGTGGGAGCGGCCCTGGGACCGCGCCAAGCGCGTCCCACTCGACTGGCGTGCATGAGACGGTGTCTCGGTGAACGTGCTGGACTTCTTGCTGCTGCTCGCCGCCGTTTGGTTCGCGATCATCGGCTACCGCCAGGGCTTCGTCGTCGGTGTGCTGTCGGTGACGGGGTTCCTCGGTGGTGGTCTGGTCGCGGTCTATCTGCTGCCGGTCGTCTGGGACGGCACCACCGACAGAGCGTCCCCCGGCACGTTCGCAGCCGTCATGGCGGTCGCCCTGGTGATCGTCTGCGCCTCGGTCGGGCAGGCGGCCACCACCCACCTGGGGAACAAGCTGCGCCGGTACATCACCTGGTCACCGGCGCGCGCCCTGGACGCCACGGGCGGCGCCCTGGTGAACGTCCTGGCGATGCTGATGGTCGCCTGGCTGATCGGCTCCGCCGTCGCGGGTACCTCGCTGCCCACCCTCGGCAAGGAGGTCCGCAGCTCCAAGGTGCTGCTCGGGGTCTCCCGCGTCGTCCCGGACGAGGCGAACACCTGGTTCACCGACTTCTCCTCGGTGCTGGCCCAGGGCGGCTTCCCGCAGGTCTTCTCGCCCTTCGCCAATGAGCCGATCACCTCGGTGCCGCAGCCGGACCCCGCGCTCGCGCGGTCCCCGGTGGCCACCCGCGCCCAGCAGAGCATCGTGAAGGTGGTCGGCACCGCCCCCAGCTGCGGCAAGGTCCTGGAGGGCAGTGGCTTCGTCTACGCCCCGAACCGGGTGATGACCAACGCGCATGTCGTCGGCGGGGTCGACGAGCCGACCGTGCAGATAGGCGGCGAGGGCCGGCTCTACGACGCGAAGGTCGTGCTCTACGACTGGAAGCGCGACATCGCGGTCCTCGACGTTCCCACGCTGCGCGCACCGGCGCTCCAGTTCGCCCAGGAGGACGCGAACAGCGGCGATGACGCGATCGTCGCCGGTTTCCCGGAGAACGGCGCCTTCGATGTGCGCGCGGCCCGGGTGCGCGACCGCATCGACGCCAACGGCCCGGACATCTACCACCGGGGCACTGTCAACCGCGATGTGTACTCGCTGTACGCGACCGTGCGCCAGGGCAACTCCGGCGGCCCGCTGCTCACCCCGCAGGGCCGGGTGTACGGCGTGGTGTTCGCCAAGTCCCTCGACGACGCCGACACCGGGTACGCGCTGACGGCGGACGAGGTGGCCGGGGACGCCGCGGAGGGACGTACGGCCGAGCAGCCGGTGGACAGCCAGGGGTGCGCCCTCTAGTGCCGCGTCAGCCGAGGTTCGGCCCGTTCGCCGCCCTGGCACGCTCCCCCGGCTACCGCTGGGAGGTGCCCCCTCTCGCCGCGGTGGCCGAAAGCCCGAGGAGGCCCACTACGAGGGCCTCCGGCCGCCTTGCGATCGCACGCACCAGGACGCCTCGCCACCGGGCACACCTTGGCTGACGCGGCACTAGGAAGCCGGTCAGGGGCGCGCCCTCCAGCGGGCGCCCCCGAGCCCCGGGCCCTGCGGGGGCGCGGTGGCGATGAGGGTGCCCGTGCTGCCGGACATGCCGGAGCTGCCGTCGGCGACGGTGGCGGTACTGGTGGTGGCGATGCCGAAGGTGGTGGCGGTGCCGGAGGTGCTAGCGGCTGCGTGGATGGCGCAGCCGCGCCGATACCCAGCGGGCACGGCGGCGGATGATGCGAGGAATCCCGATATCGGGGTCATGGCCTTGGGTAGGCCCGGAGCCGCCCCGCTCGGAAACGCTCAGCGCGGCATTGGCAGCAGCGGCGGCTTCGGGGCCGCGGCCGCTTGGTGCGTCACGGTAGTCGTGCGTCCAGCCCATACGCCGGAGTCTGCCCCTGGCCCAAGGTCCGTAATCGCCAGCGGCTGCGGCAATTGGCCTATGCGCCAGGCAATTGGCTGTTCGTAAGACACCTGTTCGCACGGCGGCCACGGGGTGGTCGCTATCCGCACACCGGACCGCACTCAGCGGTGCTCAGCGGGGGTCGTTGGACCACCACGGCGATGCTCAAGGGAAAGCTCAGCGGTCCGGTTCCGGGTCCTTCAGCCAGTTGATCAGCTCGGTGGAGAAGGCCGTCGGGTCCTCCTCATGGGGGAAGTGACCGAGCCCGTCGAAGAGCCGCCAGCGGTAGGGCGCCTCCACGTACTCGCCGGAGCCCGCCGCGCTGCGGGTGCGCATCACCGGGTCGAGTGATCCGTGCAGATGCAGCGTCGGCACGCGCACCGGGCGCTTCATCCGCCGGTTGAACTGGATACCGTCCGGCCGCGCCAGCGAGCGCACCATCCAGCGGTACGGCTCGATCGAGCAGTGCGCGGTGGACGGGATGGACATCGCCCGCCGGTAGATCTCCACCGCCTCGTCCTCGGGCAGCCGGGGGCCGGACCAGTCCCGGATCAGCCGCCCCACGGCCGCCGCGTCGTCCGCGGCAAGCCGACGCTCGGGCAGCCAGGGCCGCTGGAAGCCCCAGATGTGGGAGCCGGCGGCGCTCTGCCGGACATCGGCGAGCATGGCCGAACGCCAGCGGCGCGGATGCGGCATCGAGGCCACCGCCAGCCGCCGGACCAGCTTCGGCCGCATCACCGCGGCCGTCCACGCCAGATATCCGCCCAGGTCATGGCCGACGAGCGCGGCGTCCGGCTCACCGAGGGAGCGCACCACCCCGGTGATGTCGAGCGCGAGGTTGGCCGGGTCGTAGCCACGGGGCGTACGGTCGCTGCCGCCCACTCCGCGCAGATCCATCGCGACCGCGCGGTAGCCGGCGTCGGCGAGCGCCGTCAGCTGGTGCCGCCAGGTCCACCAGAACTGCGGAAAGCCGTGGAGCAGCATCACCAGCGGGCCGTCGCCGAGCTCGGCGATGTGGAAGCGCGCGCCGTTGGCCGCGACGTCCCGGTGGGTCCAGGGGCCGTCGAGCCGTACGACCGATGCGTAGGTATCAGGGACGGTCATGCCGACGAGCGTGTCACATCCCGGGCGGAGCGTCCGCCGTTGCTCGACGCACGAGGATGCGGCTTGACGCTCCCCAGGACCGCGGCCGTCTCCTTGGACGAGGCGATGGACCGCTTGGGCGGCTTGACCTTCTTGAACTTCACCATCGCCAGCAGGCCCAGGATTCCGGCGATCAGCCAGTAGATACCACCCACGATCAGGAAGCACCAGGCGAGGCCGAGACCGGTCCAGGAGCGCATACCGTAGGCGAGGGCGAAGCTGAGCACCGGCAGCGAGAACAGCAGCAGCACCCCGGCCGCCATACCGGCACTGCTGCCGACCGCGGCGCGCTTGGCACCCACCCGGAGCTCGGCCTTGGCCAGCGCGATTTCGTCGTGCACCAGCGCGGACAGTTCGGTGGTCGCCGTGGCCACCAGCCGGCCGAGGCTGCGGTTGCCGTCGTCGTCCTGGCCGAGTCCGCGGTTGCCGCTGTCATCGGCTGCGCTCATCGCCATCTCCCTCTGCTCTTGTGCGTCTTCCGCTCCTGCGTGTGCCGCGTTGTGCGCGCCTGCTGCCTCTGCTGCGCGGTTCCGCGGGTGACAAGCCTCTCAGATCATGCCGGACCATCGTCGTCGGAGTCCCCAGCGGCAGCCACTTCGGCAAGCCGCCGGTGCTCGGCGGCCTTCGCCTCGTGGATCGCGGCCATCCGAAGGTGGTATTCCGGGCTGTCGAGTGCATAGACGTCGGGGATGCCGTCCATGTCGTCGTCCCGGTCCTCCTCCTGACACAGCCGCCAGTACTTGTTGTTGCGCAGCTTGAGGAGGATGCCCGCGACCAGCGCGGCGCACAGCGAGCCGATGAGCACCGCCGCCTTGATCTCCTCGGTGAGCACCGGGTCGTCGGAGAAGGCGAGTTCGCCGATGAGGAGGGATACGGTGAAGCCGATTCCGGCGAGCGCGGCGACCGCGAGCACATCCGCCCAGGCCAGGTCCTCGTTGAGCTCGGCCTTGGTGAAGCGGGCGGCCAGCCAGGAACCGCCGAGGACACCGACGGTCTTGCCCACGAGCAGCCCGAGGACGACGCCGAGCGTCTCGGGGCGGGTGAAGACGTCCGTGACCGCGTTGCTGGACAGGGGCACACCGGCGGCGAAGAGGGCGAACAGCGGCACGGCCAGTCCGGCCGACAACGGGCGCACCCGGTGCTCGACGCGCTCGGCCGGGGAGTGCTCCTCGCCCTCGCGCACGGTGCAGCGCAGCATCAGGCCCATCGCGACGCCCGCCACGGTGGCGTGCACCCCGCTGGCATGCATCAGGGCCCAGATCACCACGGCGAGCGGTACGTAGAGGTAGCTGCCGCGCACGCCCTTGCGGTGCAGCAGCCAGAAGACCGCGAGTCCGGCGAAGGACAGCACGAGGGGGAGGAGGTGGATCTCCCTGGTGAAGAAGATCGCGATGATCAGGATGGCGCCGAGGTCGTCGACGACCGCGAGGGTGAGCAGGAACGCCCGCAGGGCGGCGGGCAGCGCGGTGCCGATGACGGCGAGAACGGCCAGCGCGAAGGCGATGTCGGTGGCGGTCGGCACCGCCCAGCCCTGGGAACTGCCGCCTCCGGTCGCGCAGACGGCGACATAGACGAGCGCGGGTACAGCCATACCGCAGACGGCGGCGATCACGGGCAGCGCCGCGGCCTTGGGGTCGCGCAGCTCTCCGGCGACCAGCTCGCGCTTGAGCTCGATCCCGGCCACGAAGAAGAAGACGGTCAGCAGGCCGTCGGTGGCCCAGGAGGCGACCGACAGATGCAGATGCAGCGCCTCGGGGCCGAAGGAGAAGTCCCTGACGTCACTGTAGAAGCCGCTGAGCGGGGTGTTCGCGAGGATCAGCGCGGCGATCGCGGCGACGAGCAGAATGACGCCGCCGACGGTCTCGGTGCGCAGCGCGTCAGTGACGAACGTCCGCTCGGGCAGCGACGGGCGTCCAAGGAAGGTGCGGCGGGACGGCGCGGCCACGTGGGGGCCTCCTGGGGTCGGGGGAACGGATACACAGGTCCTGTGTGCCGACCAGACTTCCCGGCGCGCCTCATCATCTTGTCGCGTTCCTGACGCGACTGATCTCAACTCTAACCCGGATATGTGAGGGGCGCCCCCGCCGGGCGGGGGCGCCCCTCAACCGTGGCCTCGGGTGTTGCGGGCGTTCAGTCCTCGCTGGGCGCGGACGGCAGCTTGCTCTGGATCAGCTCCATGACGGAGGAGTCGGTGAGAGTGGTGACATCGCCCAGGGCGCGGTTCTCGGCGACATCGCGCAGCAGACGGCGCATGATCTTGCCGGAGCGGGTCTTGGGCAGCTCGGCCACCGGCAGGATCCGCTTGGGCTTGGCGATCGGGCCGAGCTGCTTGGCGACATGCGCCCGCAACTCCTCGACCAGGCCCTCCTCCTCGGCCGCGCCACCGCGCAGGATGACAAAGGCGCAGATGGCCTGGGTGGTCTGCGGGTCGGTCGCCCCGACCACCGCGGCCTCGGCCACCTTGGGGTGCGAGACGAGCGCCGACTCGACCTCGGTGGTGGAGATGTTGT
This window contains:
- the nth gene encoding endonuclease III translates to MTAPRNSAVGEQQPAQAAKAAKPRKPTTTSGTASEKAPAKKTSAKPTAARPSSGGARTESRTALVRRARRINRELAEVYPYAHPELDFDSPFQLLVATVLSAQTTDLRVNQTTPALFAAYPTPEDMAAADPEVLEQLIRPTGFFRAKAKSLLGLSAALRDSFGGEVPGRLEDLVTLPGVGRKTANVVLGNAFGVPGLTVDTHFGRLVRRWKWTDQEDPEKVEAEIAALFPKSEWTMLSHRIIFHGRRVCHARKPACGACPIAPLCPSYGEGETDPDKAKKLLKYEMGGQPGQRLRPPSDYPGRPAAPLGAAE
- a CDS encoding CoA pyrophosphatase codes for the protein MTSTYGGEVRVSAQGLPEWLLPLARAAETIEPAQLSRFLPPRAGGRPSAVLVLFGEGARGPELLLMERSGSLRSHAGQPSFPGGALDPEDGNPDGAGPLRAALREAEEETGLDPAGVQIFSVLPRLYIPVSGFVVTPVLGWWHRPSPVGPVDPAETARVFTVPVADLTDPANRATTAHPSGHTGPAFLVGGALVWGFTAGVIDRILHFAGWERPWDRAKRVPLDWRA
- a CDS encoding MarP family serine protease gives rise to the protein MNVLDFLLLLAAVWFAIIGYRQGFVVGVLSVTGFLGGGLVAVYLLPVVWDGTTDRASPGTFAAVMAVALVIVCASVGQAATTHLGNKLRRYITWSPARALDATGGALVNVLAMLMVAWLIGSAVAGTSLPTLGKEVRSSKVLLGVSRVVPDEANTWFTDFSSVLAQGGFPQVFSPFANEPITSVPQPDPALARSPVATRAQQSIVKVVGTAPSCGKVLEGSGFVYAPNRVMTNAHVVGGVDEPTVQIGGEGRLYDAKVVLYDWKRDIAVLDVPTLRAPALQFAQEDANSGDDAIVAGFPENGAFDVRAARVRDRIDANGPDIYHRGTVNRDVYSLYATVRQGNSGGPLLTPQGRVYGVVFAKSLDDADTGYALTADEVAGDAAEGRTAEQPVDSQGCAL
- a CDS encoding alpha/beta fold hydrolase produces the protein MTVPDTYASVVRLDGPWTHRDVAANGARFHIAELGDGPLVMLLHGFPQFWWTWRHQLTALADAGYRAVAMDLRGVGGSDRTPRGYDPANLALDITGVVRSLGEPDAALVGHDLGGYLAWTAAVMRPKLVRRLAVASMPHPRRWRSAMLADVRQSAAGSHIWGFQRPWLPERRLAADDAAAVGRLIRDWSGPRLPEDEAVEIYRRAMSIPSTAHCSIEPYRWMVRSLARPDGIQFNRRMKRPVRVPTLHLHGSLDPVMRTRSAAGSGEYVEAPYRWRLFDGLGHFPHEEDPTAFSTELINWLKDPEPDR
- a CDS encoding phage holin family protein, with product MSAADDSGNRGLGQDDDGNRSLGRLVATATTELSALVHDEIALAKAELRVGAKRAAVGSSAGMAAGVLLLFSLPVLSFALAYGMRSWTGLGLAWCFLIVGGIYWLIAGILGLLAMVKFKKVKPPKRSIASSKETAAVLGSVKPHPRASSNGGRSARDVTRSSA
- the nhaA gene encoding Na+/H+ antiporter NhaA, which gives rise to MAAPSRRTFLGRPSLPERTFVTDALRTETVGGVILLVAAIAALILANTPLSGFYSDVRDFSFGPEALHLHLSVASWATDGLLTVFFFVAGIELKRELVAGELRDPKAAALPVIAAVCGMAVPALVYVAVCATGGGSSQGWAVPTATDIAFALAVLAVIGTALPAALRAFLLTLAVVDDLGAILIIAIFFTREIHLLPLVLSFAGLAVFWLLHRKGVRGSYLYVPLAVVIWALMHASGVHATVAGVAMGLMLRCTVREGEEHSPAERVEHRVRPLSAGLAVPLFALFAAGVPLSSNAVTDVFTRPETLGVVLGLLVGKTVGVLGGSWLAARFTKAELNEDLAWADVLAVAALAGIGFTVSLLIGELAFSDDPVLTEEIKAAVLIGSLCAALVAGILLKLRNNKYWRLCQEEDRDDDMDGIPDVYALDSPEYHLRMAAIHEAKAAEHRRLAEVAAAGDSDDDGPA